The following are encoded together in the Myxococcus guangdongensis genome:
- a CDS encoding M20/M25/M40 family metallo-hydrolase produces the protein MSALKLKEDRFLEVLRRLIALTPRLQNNLEAGLVPQERLAAQVVLDTLAPHIASGFIHAESLASQGNESRVSLVLTVKGTGEGAVGFVGAHFDVVPADQVSEGWERSPFELWEGPDGLLYGRGVTDCLGHVAVATDLLAQMAEANVRPRRTLKVVLIANEEAGDLPGLGLSYVAEQGRLKDLVGQPVYWLDSANFGPTVGTAGNSVWELKVTGVGGHSGMPQNCVNALELAMAASLELGRWFHARYPPNEDEKRWGFLATSSLKATVMEASNTKENKIPGDVVVKGDVRLTPFHDMAEVRRATEDFVRELDARLERGDVPAGWPRTRTEDGRRGRLALRFQGGGTEGIACRLDSPGLQALKDAMKAVRGVDAQPFSLTGSLPLVRDLQRQGCDVQITGFGDMKYYHAPNEQAHLKDFRQGFSILWELLERL, from the coding sequence ATGTCCGCGCTCAAGTTGAAGGAAGACCGCTTTCTGGAGGTGCTCCGGCGTCTCATCGCCCTGACGCCCCGGTTGCAGAACAACCTGGAGGCGGGGCTGGTGCCCCAGGAGCGGCTGGCCGCGCAGGTGGTGCTGGACACGCTGGCCCCGCACATCGCCAGCGGCTTCATCCACGCCGAGTCCCTCGCCTCCCAGGGCAACGAGTCGCGCGTCAGCCTGGTGCTCACCGTGAAGGGCACGGGCGAGGGCGCGGTGGGCTTCGTGGGTGCGCACTTCGACGTGGTCCCCGCGGACCAGGTCTCCGAGGGCTGGGAGCGCAGCCCCTTCGAGCTGTGGGAGGGCCCCGACGGCCTGCTCTACGGGCGCGGCGTCACCGACTGCCTGGGCCACGTCGCGGTGGCCACGGACCTGCTCGCGCAGATGGCCGAGGCCAACGTGCGCCCGCGCCGCACGCTGAAGGTCGTGCTCATCGCCAACGAGGAGGCGGGGGACTTGCCCGGCCTGGGCCTGAGCTACGTGGCCGAGCAGGGACGGCTCAAGGACCTGGTGGGCCAGCCGGTGTACTGGCTGGACAGCGCCAACTTCGGCCCCACCGTGGGCACCGCGGGCAACAGCGTGTGGGAGCTGAAGGTGACGGGCGTGGGGGGCCACTCGGGCATGCCGCAGAACTGCGTGAACGCGCTGGAGCTGGCCATGGCCGCGTCGCTGGAGCTGGGCCGCTGGTTCCACGCGCGCTACCCGCCCAACGAGGACGAGAAGCGCTGGGGCTTCCTCGCCACCTCCAGCCTCAAGGCCACGGTGATGGAGGCGTCCAACACCAAGGAGAACAAGATTCCCGGCGACGTGGTGGTGAAGGGCGACGTGCGCCTGACGCCCTTCCACGACATGGCCGAGGTGCGGCGCGCCACCGAGGACTTCGTGCGGGAGCTGGACGCGCGGCTGGAGCGCGGCGACGTCCCCGCGGGCTGGCCTCGCACGCGCACGGAGGACGGGCGGCGCGGCCGGCTGGCCCTGCGCTTCCAGGGCGGCGGCACCGAGGGCATCGCGTGCCGGCTGGACTCGCCGGGGCTGCAGGCGCTGAAGGACGCGATGAAGGCCGTGCGCGGCGTGGACGCGCAGCCCTTCTCGCTCACCGGCTCGCTGCCCCTGGTGAGGGACCTGCAGCGCCAGGGCTGCGACGTGCAGATCACGGGCTTCGGCGACATGAAGTACTACCACGCGCCGAACGAGCAGGCGCACCTCAAGGACTTCCGGCAGGGCTTCTCCATCCTGTGGGAGCTGCTCGAGCGACTGTGA